In Ailuropoda melanoleuca isolate Jingjing chromosome 4, ASM200744v2, whole genome shotgun sequence, the following proteins share a genomic window:
- the RAD23A gene encoding UV excision repair protein RAD23 homolog A isoform X1 has product MAVTITLKTLQQQTFKIRMEPDETVKVLKEKIEAEKGRDAFPVAGQKLIYAGKILSDDVPIRDYRIDEKNFVVVMVTKAKTSPGTSVPPEASPTAAPESSTSFPPAPASGMSHPPPTAREDKSPSEESVPTTSPESVSGSVPSSGSSGREEDAASTLVTGSEYETMLTEIMSMGYERERVVAALRASYNNPHRAVEYLLTGIPGSPEPEHGSVQESQVSEQPATEGAGENPLEFLRDQPQFQNMRQVIQQNPALLPALLQQLGQENPQLLQQISRHQEQFIQMLNEPPGELADISDVEGEVGAIGEEAPQMNYIQVTPQEKEAIERLKALGFPESLVIQAYFACEKNENLAANFLLSQNFDDE; this is encoded by the exons ATGGCCGTCACCATCACGCTCAAAACGCTCCAGCAGCAGACCTTCAAAATCCGCATGGAGCCTGACGAGACG gtGAAGGTGCTGAAGGAAAAGATAGAAGCTGAGAAGGGTCGCGATGCCTTCCCTGTGGCTGGACAGAAACTCATTTATGCTGGCAAGATCCTGAGTGATGACGTTCCCATCAGGGACTATCGCATTGATGAGAAGAACTTTGTGGTCGTTATGGTGACCAAG GCCAAAACTAGCCCAGGCACCTCAGTACCCCCAGAGGCCTCACCTACTGCTGCCCCGGAGTCCTCCAcgtccttccctccagcccctgcctcaggcatgtcccatcccccacctactgCCAGAGAAGACAAGAGCCCATCGGAGGAATCAGTCCCCACGACATCCCCGGAGTCTGTGTCAGG CTCTGTTCCCTCTTCAGGTAGCAGCGGGCGAGAGGAAGATGCGGCATCCACGCTAG TGACTGGTTCTGAGTATGAGACGATGCTGACAGAGATCATGTCCATGGGCTATGAGCGGGAACGGGTCGTGGCTGCCCTGAGAGCGAGCTACAACAACCCCCACCGAGCTGTGGAGTATCTACTCACG GGAATTCCTGGGAGCCCCGAGCCGGAACATGGTTCTGTCCAGGAGAGCCAGGTGTCGGAGCAGCCAGCCACAGAAGGAG CAGGAGAGAACCCCCTGGAGTTCCTGCGGGACCAGCCCCAGTTCCAGAACATGCGGCAGGTGATTCAGCAGAACCCAGCACTGCTGCCTGCCCTGCTCCAGCAGCTGGGCCAAGAGAATCCTCAGCTTTTGCAG CAAATTAGTCGGCACCAGGAGCAGTTCATCCAGATGCTGAACGAGCCCCCCGGGGAGCTGGCAGACATCTCCGACGTGGAGGGTGAGGTGGGCGCCATAGGCGAGGAGGCTCCGCAGATGAACTACATCCAGGTGACGCCACAGGAGAAGGAAGCTATAGAGAGG TTGAAAGCCCTGGGCTTCCCAGAGAGCTTGGTGATCCAGGCCTACTTCGCTTGTGAAAAAAACGAGAACTTGGCTGCCAACTTCCTCCTGAGTCAGAACTTTGATGACGAGTGA
- the GADD45GIP1 gene encoding growth arrest and DNA damage-inducible proteins-interacting protein 1, translated as MAAPVRRARILLELPATLGRGSRDYRAPPPPRRAPGPWWPDPDNPLTPRWQLGPRYAAKQFARHGAASGVAAGSLWPSREQLRELEAEEREWCPSLAAMQESLRVQQLAKEQKHQAREQLIAERMAKMPQMIENWRRQQQERREKEQADKERRALLQAEAQERLGYHVDPRSARFQELLQDLEKQQRKRLKEEKQRQKKEARAAALAAAAAQDSAASMAPSS; from the exons ATGGCGGCCCCCGTACGACGGGCACGCATCTTGCTAGAGTTGCCGGCGACCCTGGGCCGGGGCTCCCGTGACTACCGGGCGCCGCCACCCCCACGCCGCGCGCCAGGGCCTTGGTGGCCGGACCCAGACAACCCGCTGACCCCGCGCTGGCAGCTGGGGCCGCGCTACGCAGCCAAGCAGTTCGCGCGGCACGGCGCCGCCTCCGGGGTGGCCGCCGGTTCGCTGTGGCCGTCGCGGGAGCAGCTGCGCGAACTGGAGGCTGAGGAGCGAGAATGGTGCCCGAGCCTGGCGGCCATGCAGGAGTCGCTGCGGGTGCAGCAGCTGGCGAAGGAGCAGAAGCATCAGGCCAG AGAGCAGCTCATTGCAGAGAGAATGGCTAAGATGCCACAGATGATTGAGAActggcggcggcagcagcaggagcgcagggagaaggagcaggcaGACAAGGAGCGGCGGGCCCTACTGCAGGCTGAGGCCCAGGAACGCCTGGGCTACCACGTGGACCCGAGGAGTGCCCGCTTCCAGGAGCTGCTACAGGACCTGGAGAAGCAGCAGCGCAAACGCCTCAAGgaggagaaacaaagacagaagaaggagGCACGAGCTGCTGCACTGGCTGCTGCCGCAGCCCAAGACTCGGCAGCCTCTATGGCACCCAGTTCCTGA
- the RAD23A gene encoding UV excision repair protein RAD23 homolog A isoform X2, with amino-acid sequence MAVTITLKTLQQQTFKIRMEPDETVKVLKEKIEAEKGRDAFPVAGQKLIYAGKILSDDVPIRDYRIDEKNFVVVMVTKAKTSPGTSVPPEASPTAAPESSTSFPPAPASGMSHPPPTAREDKSPSEESVPTTSPESVSGSVPSSGSSGREEDAASTLVTGSEYETMLTEIMSMGYERERVVAALRASYNNPHRAVEYLLTGIPGSPEPEHGSVQESQVSEQPATEGGENPLEFLRDQPQFQNMRQVIQQNPALLPALLQQLGQENPQLLQQISRHQEQFIQMLNEPPGELADISDVEGEVGAIGEEAPQMNYIQVTPQEKEAIERLKALGFPESLVIQAYFACEKNENLAANFLLSQNFDDE; translated from the exons ATGGCCGTCACCATCACGCTCAAAACGCTCCAGCAGCAGACCTTCAAAATCCGCATGGAGCCTGACGAGACG gtGAAGGTGCTGAAGGAAAAGATAGAAGCTGAGAAGGGTCGCGATGCCTTCCCTGTGGCTGGACAGAAACTCATTTATGCTGGCAAGATCCTGAGTGATGACGTTCCCATCAGGGACTATCGCATTGATGAGAAGAACTTTGTGGTCGTTATGGTGACCAAG GCCAAAACTAGCCCAGGCACCTCAGTACCCCCAGAGGCCTCACCTACTGCTGCCCCGGAGTCCTCCAcgtccttccctccagcccctgcctcaggcatgtcccatcccccacctactgCCAGAGAAGACAAGAGCCCATCGGAGGAATCAGTCCCCACGACATCCCCGGAGTCTGTGTCAGG CTCTGTTCCCTCTTCAGGTAGCAGCGGGCGAGAGGAAGATGCGGCATCCACGCTAG TGACTGGTTCTGAGTATGAGACGATGCTGACAGAGATCATGTCCATGGGCTATGAGCGGGAACGGGTCGTGGCTGCCCTGAGAGCGAGCTACAACAACCCCCACCGAGCTGTGGAGTATCTACTCACG GGAATTCCTGGGAGCCCCGAGCCGGAACATGGTTCTGTCCAGGAGAGCCAGGTGTCGGAGCAGCCAGCCACAGAAGGAG GAGAGAACCCCCTGGAGTTCCTGCGGGACCAGCCCCAGTTCCAGAACATGCGGCAGGTGATTCAGCAGAACCCAGCACTGCTGCCTGCCCTGCTCCAGCAGCTGGGCCAAGAGAATCCTCAGCTTTTGCAG CAAATTAGTCGGCACCAGGAGCAGTTCATCCAGATGCTGAACGAGCCCCCCGGGGAGCTGGCAGACATCTCCGACGTGGAGGGTGAGGTGGGCGCCATAGGCGAGGAGGCTCCGCAGATGAACTACATCCAGGTGACGCCACAGGAGAAGGAAGCTATAGAGAGG TTGAAAGCCCTGGGCTTCCCAGAGAGCTTGGTGATCCAGGCCTACTTCGCTTGTGAAAAAAACGAGAACTTGGCTGCCAACTTCCTCCTGAGTCAGAACTTTGATGACGAGTGA